In one Campylobacter concisus genomic region, the following are encoded:
- a CDS encoding c-type cytochrome, translating to MKVGKIITIILAVAICGIMVFMLSQTPPKKEKVTTNAQPKVEQNFTKEQPKSSEEFASEDELKKVKELSLSVAKVHNEGVSKQYLTTCAPCHGANAKGVVAPDITHLSKDELLKKLADYKAGKVQNSLMKGLLTNVSDSELESLADEISKFKK from the coding sequence ATGAAAGTAGGAAAGATTATAACCATTATTTTAGCGGTAGCAATTTGCGGTATCATGGTGTTTATGTTAAGCCAGACTCCGCCTAAAAAGGAAAAGGTAACAACTAATGCTCAGCCAAAAGTAGAGCAAAATTTTACAAAAGAGCAGCCAAAGTCTAGTGAAGAATTTGCCAGCGAAGATGAGCTAAAAAAGGTAAAAGAGCTAAGTCTAAGTGTGGCTAAAGTGCACAATGAAGGCGTTAGCAAGCAGTATCTAACAACTTGTGCTCCGTGCCATGGTGCAAATGCAAAAGGTGTCGTAGCTCCTGATATAACGCATCTAAGTAAGGATGAATTGCTTAAAAAGCTAGCTGATTATAAAGCTGGCAAGGTGCAAAACTCACTTATGAAGGGCCTACTTACAAATGTTAGTGATAGCGAGCTTGAAAGCCTTGCAGATGAAATTTCTAAATTTAAAAAGTAA
- a CDS encoding c-type cytochrome, with protein sequence MRLIMSLVAAALLFVGCEKSDDKAQKAASEQPINVATSASIKVEKKENNQSTNKQNDFIKYDMHGEKSVKFGLEDNNVSRQIGALAMVRTPLQTINLRLIKGRLSKNFITKCSACHDDYANGIIGPSLLTKSENEIYTMINAYKNKEKVNVLMRDLVKKMDDSEIRNLAKEISDFNTQFRSK encoded by the coding sequence ATGAGATTAATAATGTCTTTAGTGGCTGCTGCTTTGCTATTTGTCGGCTGTGAAAAGAGCGATGACAAAGCGCAAAAAGCAGCTAGCGAGCAACCAATAAATGTAGCCACGAGTGCTAGCATAAAGGTTGAAAAAAAAGAAAATAACCAAAGCACAAATAAACAAAATGACTTCATAAAATACGATATGCACGGCGAAAAGAGCGTAAAATTTGGACTTGAAGATAATAACGTAAGCCGTCAAATCGGGGCTTTAGCAATGGTAAGAACCCCTCTTCAAACTATAAATTTAAGACTTATAAAGGGCAGACTTAGCAAAAATTTCATTACAAAATGTTCAGCTTGTCACGATGATTATGCAAATGGCATCATCGGGCCATCACTTTTAACAAAAAGTGAAAATGAAATTTATACAATGATAAATGCTTATAAAAATAAAGAGAAAGTCAATGTCTTGATGCGAGATCTTGTTAAAAAAATGGATGATAGTGAAATCAGAAATTTAGCTAAAGAAATCAGTGATTTTAATACACAATTTAGGAGCAAATAA
- a CDS encoding 4Fe-4S dicluster domain-containing protein, protein MDRRKFIILGSVAAAAGYGIGKILPKSSGDKLYLRPPGAVDDFDDLCVKCGQCVQVCPYHSISLLDIKDGYSNGTAYIDPKKRGCYLCDLFPCVLACPSGALDHATKVVDDVKMGVAVLSNANACMCLKREKLSEDSVEDLLVRKVYNDREEAEKDKIKGKIGQICDLCVSICPVGDNAIVMSEANLPLIKHGCVGCGVCAEVCPVKIINIAPKMSYDEIYKEKE, encoded by the coding sequence GTGGATAGAAGAAAATTTATAATCTTAGGCTCAGTCGCAGCTGCTGCAGGATATGGCATAGGTAAAATTTTGCCAAAAAGTAGCGGTGACAAACTCTATCTTAGACCACCAGGTGCAGTTGATGACTTCGATGATCTTTGTGTTAAATGCGGTCAGTGTGTGCAGGTATGCCCTTATCACAGTATAAGTTTGCTTGATATAAAAGATGGCTATTCAAATGGTACAGCATACATCGATCCTAAAAAGAGAGGTTGCTATTTATGTGATCTTTTTCCATGTGTGCTCGCCTGTCCAAGCGGTGCGTTAGATCATGCTACAAAAGTTGTTGATGATGTGAAAATGGGCGTTGCTGTCTTGAGTAATGCAAATGCCTGTATGTGCCTAAAAAGAGAAAAACTAAGCGAAGATAGCGTTGAAGATTTGCTTGTTCGCAAAGTTTATAACGATAGAGAAGAGGCAGAAAAAGATAAGATAAAAGGCAAAATCGGTCAAATTTGTGACCTTTGCGTCAGCATTTGCCCAGTTGGCGATAATGCAATAGTAATGAGCGAAGCAAATTTGCCACTCATAAAGCATGGCTGTGTTGGGTGTGGGGTGTGTGCTGAGGTTTGCCCTGTAAAAATTATAAATATTGCCCCAAAAATGAGTTATGATGAAATTTATAAGGAGAAAGAATGA
- a CDS encoding nitrous oxide reductase family maturation protein NosD, whose product MRKIFIFALAFLPIFSSANILQDAINNASPGDVIKLGDGIYEGSITINKPLSIVGEGKNAHIKGNGKGTVVKIIASNVTLRNLKISGSGNDLGELDAGIGCDKANNVLITQNDLSDVLFGVDFKECSSSKITENNITSKKGASLGFRGDAVRLWYSHENLIEGNYIYDSRDMVAWYASHNKFLKNKAIRGRYSLHFMYANQNLVENNDFIGNAVGMFFMYSAGSNIKNNLVMDSDGAFGIGIGLKDVSNFTIENNTLIYNARGILLDNSPFQPGSTINFLGNKILHNVVGVYFHATQGTSIFENNDFIGNMDIVANDTPGDKMALNRWSKNYYDEYESFDRDKDGYGDTPFMHLSYADQLWQYYPNLQFFYGSSVFSILNFLAKLAPFSEPVKLLEDSTPRIKPLDASNFNALRVKRG is encoded by the coding sequence ATGCGTAAAATTTTTATTTTTGCCCTTGCTTTCTTGCCTATTTTTAGCTCTGCAAATATCCTTCAAGATGCAATAAACAACGCTAGCCCTGGCGATGTTATAAAGCTAGGGGACGGCATCTATGAAGGAAGTATAACTATAAATAAGCCGCTTAGTATCGTTGGTGAGGGCAAAAACGCTCACATAAAAGGAAATGGTAAAGGCACAGTTGTAAAGATTATTGCCTCAAATGTTACGCTTAGAAATTTAAAGATAAGTGGTAGCGGAAATGACCTTGGTGAGCTAGATGCTGGCATTGGCTGTGATAAAGCAAATAATGTCTTGATTACGCAAAATGACTTGAGTGACGTGCTTTTTGGGGTTGATTTTAAAGAGTGCAGCAGCTCAAAGATCACTGAAAATAACATCACTTCTAAAAAGGGGGCCAGTCTTGGCTTTAGAGGTGATGCGGTTAGACTTTGGTATAGCCATGAAAATTTAATAGAAGGCAATTATATTTATGATAGCCGCGATATGGTTGCATGGTATGCAAGTCACAATAAATTTTTAAAAAATAAAGCGATCCGCGGCAGATATTCGCTTCATTTTATGTACGCAAATCAAAATTTAGTCGAAAACAATGATTTTATCGGCAATGCAGTCGGAATGTTTTTTATGTATTCGGCTGGCTCAAATATAAAAAATAATCTTGTTATGGATAGTGACGGCGCTTTTGGTATTGGTATTGGTCTAAAAGATGTTTCAAATTTTACTATCGAAAATAATACACTTATCTATAATGCGAGAGGAATTTTGCTTGATAACTCGCCGTTTCAGCCAGGCTCAACGATAAATTTCTTAGGCAATAAAATTTTACACAACGTAGTTGGCGTATATTTTCACGCCACTCAGGGGACAAGCATATTTGAAAATAATGATTTTATAGGCAATATGGATATCGTTGCGAACGACACTCCAGGCGATAAAATGGCATTAAATCGGTGGAGTAAAAATTATTATGATGAGTATGAGAGCTTCGATAGAGATAAAGATGGCTATGGCGATACGCCGTTTATGCATCTATCGTATGCCGATCAGCTTTGGCAGTATTATCCGAATTTGCAGTTTTTCTATGGCTCAAGTGTCTTTAGTATCTTAAATTTTTTAGCCAAACTCGCGCCATTTTCTGAGCCAGTAAAGCTACTTGAAGATAGCACGCCAAGGATAAAACCACTTGATGCTTCAAATTTTAACGCGTTAAGGGTAAAACGTGGATAG